ATGAAGATATTGTTAGAGCTATGATGCTTCTAAGAGCTAACTCTCTTGCCAAAGGTTTTTCTGGAGTAAGAGTTGAAGTAATAGAAAAACTAATTGAATTTTTAAATAAAAAAGTTTATCCATATGTTCCTGACAAAGGTAGTGTCGGTGCTAGTGGCGATCTTGCACCTTTATCTCATATTGCTATGGCACTTATTGGAGAAGGATATGTTATTTATAACGGAAAGAAAGAACCAACGAAAAAGGTGCTTAGTGAATTAAATATTAACCCAATAAAGTTAAAAGAAAAGGAAGGATTAAGTCTTTTAAACGGAACTCAATACATTACTTCGATTCTTGCCTTAACAATCAGAGATGCACTAAAACTTCTAGATATAGCCACATTAATAGCTGCAGCATGCGTAGACGTTCTACTTGGCACTCCAGTGGCTTATGATGAAAGATTACAAAAAGCAAGAAATCATGATGGACAAATATACATTGCAAGTTTACTAAGAAATTACTTAAACGGCAGTCAAATAAGAGAATCTCACAAAAATTGTAACAAAGTTCAAGATGCCTATACATTAAGAGCAATTCCACAAGTATATGGAGCAGTATATGATACGTTAATATACGCAAAAAAAGTTGCAGAAAACGAAATAAATGCTGCAACTGATAATCCTTTGGTGTTTGACAATGATGTTATTAGTGGTGGAAATTTCCATGGAGAGCCAGTTGCATTAGTATCAGATTTTCTTTCAATTGCCTTAACCGATCTTGGAAACATGATTGAACGAAGAATTGATAGATTAGTAAATCCATTAATAAACCAAAACCTACCACCATTTTTAGCTTCTGGGAAAGAAGGGTTAAATTCTGGATACATGATTTGGCAATATACTGCAGCAGCAATATGCAATGAAAACAAAGTCTTATCGCACCCAGCTTCTGCTGATACTATACCAACATCTGCTTATCAAGAAGATCATGTAAGTATGGGGGCAACTGCAGCAAGAAAACTTAGAAAAATATTCTTCAATATAATTGACTTAGTTACAATTGAAGCAATGCTTGTAAAAGTTGCACTTGAATTTAGAAAACCATTAAAATCTTCTAAAAGTATTGAAGAATTTTTTCAAAAATTTGACTTTATCAAAATAAACGGAGACAGGTATTTTGGTGATGATTTTGTAAATGTAAAAAATATTATTATTAAGGAGGTGCTGCAATGAAATTACAGGCAAAATTAATTCTAGCGCTTGTTCTTGTTTCAATTCTTGCAACTGTTACTAGCGTAACAATATCTTCTTACCTTTCTTTTAAAAATGTCTCACAAGGTGCACAAAAAATTAATCACCTTGTTTTAACTTCTATCTCAAAAGACATCCAAGCTGGCCTTAAAACTATCATTGATCCCCTATATAAATACGCTACTGGGGGGTCACTTTCACCATACCTTATGGATACAAAATCTGAATTAGGAAAAAAACAAATTGAATGGGGACTTATGAACACTAA
Above is a window of Thermosipho japonicus DNA encoding:
- the hutH gene encoding histidine ammonia-lyase, translated to MIKIDGNNLRLDDVHNVARNFEKVDLDISAKNKITESRNTIEKILSSGKTVYGINTGFGALVNVKISEKELDELQKNIVLSHSAGIGDPLDEDIVRAMMLLRANSLAKGFSGVRVEVIEKLIEFLNKKVYPYVPDKGSVGASGDLAPLSHIAMALIGEGYVIYNGKKEPTKKVLSELNINPIKLKEKEGLSLLNGTQYITSILALTIRDALKLLDIATLIAAACVDVLLGTPVAYDERLQKARNHDGQIYIASLLRNYLNGSQIRESHKNCNKVQDAYTLRAIPQVYGAVYDTLIYAKKVAENEINAATDNPLVFDNDVISGGNFHGEPVALVSDFLSIALTDLGNMIERRIDRLVNPLINQNLPPFLASGKEGLNSGYMIWQYTAAAICNENKVLSHPASADTIPTSAYQEDHVSMGATAARKLRKIFFNIIDLVTIEAMLVKVALEFRKPLKSSKSIEEFFQKFDFIKINGDRYFGDDFVNVKNIIIKEVLQ